The following coding sequences lie in one Haladaptatus sp. DJG-WS-42 genomic window:
- a CDS encoding CBS domain-containing protein, with the protein MAPLARDIMTTPVETVSPDDEVSDVLTRLAQAGFNGFPVVDDENHVVGIVTQGDLVHIFQPSNRTLWIPIGLPPFLESQTYGFDLSWKDVDVNIDLAKNARKPIKDVMTKDVVTVTPDDDLATILDLVTNDERDINRLPVVENDVLVGIITRDDILDALRGERVA; encoded by the coding sequence ATGGCACCCCTCGCGCGCGACATCATGACCACGCCCGTCGAAACCGTCTCACCTGACGACGAGGTGAGCGACGTGCTCACCCGATTGGCACAGGCGGGGTTCAACGGTTTTCCCGTCGTAGACGACGAGAACCACGTCGTGGGCATCGTCACCCAAGGCGACCTCGTCCACATCTTCCAGCCCTCGAATCGGACGCTCTGGATTCCGATTGGTCTGCCGCCATTTCTCGAAAGCCAGACCTACGGCTTTGACCTCTCGTGGAAGGACGTAGACGTGAACATCGACCTCGCAAAGAACGCGCGAAAGCCCATCAAAGACGTGATGACCAAAGACGTGGTGACGGTCACCCCGGACGACGACTTGGCCACCATCCTCGACCTCGTGACCAACGACGAGCGGGATATCAACCGCTTGCCCGTCGTCGAAAACGACGTGCTCGTTGGCATTATCACGCGCGACGACATCCTCGACGCACTTCGCGGCGAGCGCGTTGCCTAA
- a CDS encoding EamA family transporter yields the protein MRYRNLLLFVFLAAIWGSAFMAIKAGLEFFPPVLFAALRYDIAAVFMLAYAVYVTDHWLPRTRAEWWLVVVGSVLLIAGYHIFLFVGETQTTSAAAAVIISLSPILTTTFARALLPSQRLTAAGVAGMVIALLGVAILARPDPANLLTEDVVAKGLVFLAAVSFSFGSVLTRRIDARLPIETMEAWSMLGGAILMHAVSLALPNESLGDIVWTNEGLLALAYLSLVASAIGFLIYFDLLERLGPVEINLVSYVAPIFAALSGFLFLQEGLDRYTVAGFLVIFTGFLLLKGRDIRTELLGTTQRDGSTD from the coding sequence GTGCGCTATCGGAATCTACTCCTGTTCGTGTTCCTCGCCGCCATCTGGGGGTCTGCGTTTATGGCCATCAAGGCGGGCCTCGAGTTCTTCCCGCCCGTGCTGTTCGCCGCCCTCCGCTACGACATCGCGGCGGTGTTCATGCTCGCCTATGCCGTCTACGTGACCGACCACTGGCTGCCCCGGACGAGAGCCGAATGGTGGCTCGTCGTGGTCGGTTCCGTCTTGCTGATCGCTGGCTACCACATCTTCCTGTTCGTCGGTGAGACGCAGACGACGAGCGCGGCGGCCGCCGTGATCATCAGCCTCTCGCCAATCTTGACCACGACGTTCGCCCGCGCGCTCTTGCCCAGCCAGCGACTCACCGCCGCAGGCGTTGCGGGCATGGTCATCGCGCTTCTCGGTGTCGCCATCCTCGCTCGCCCCGACCCCGCGAACCTCCTCACCGAGGACGTGGTCGCAAAGGGACTCGTGTTCCTCGCCGCGGTCTCGTTTTCGTTCGGGAGCGTGCTCACCCGCCGCATCGACGCCCGACTCCCAATCGAAACCATGGAAGCGTGGTCGATGCTCGGCGGTGCAATCCTCATGCACGCCGTGAGTCTCGCCCTCCCGAACGAGTCGCTCGGCGACATCGTCTGGACGAACGAGGGGCTGCTCGCGCTTGCCTACCTCTCGCTCGTGGCGAGTGCGATTGGCTTTCTCATCTACTTTGACCTGTTAGAACGCCTCGGCCCCGTCGAAATCAACCTCGTCTCGTACGTCGCACCCATCTTCGCCGCGCTCAGTGGGTTTCTGTTCTTACAGGAAGGGCTCGACCGCTACACCGTCGCCGGGTTCCTCGTCATCTTCACCGGCTTTCTCCTGCTCAAAGGCCGGGATATTCGCACAGAGTTGCTGGGTACTACCCAACGCGACGGCTCGACTGACTAA
- a CDS encoding spore germination protein GerW family protein, translating to MDTTMIQPLVEQLRSAASVSSVYGEPVEHADKTVIPVARIAYGFGGGYGSSDGVGENAEGDEGEGAGGGGGVAALPVGVVEITDTDTRFIRFNDRKRAIRGLFFGVVIGLLLGLARRKRS from the coding sequence ATGGACACAACAATGATTCAGCCACTGGTCGAGCAACTGCGCTCGGCTGCAAGTGTGTCGTCAGTGTACGGCGAACCGGTCGAACACGCGGACAAGACGGTGATTCCAGTCGCCCGTATCGCCTACGGCTTTGGCGGTGGCTACGGGTCGAGCGACGGCGTGGGTGAGAACGCCGAGGGAGACGAGGGCGAGGGTGCGGGTGGTGGCGGTGGCGTCGCGGCGTTGCCCGTCGGCGTTGTCGAAATCACGGATACGGACACGCGATTCATTCGATTCAACGACCGAAAACGCGCCATCCGAGGTCTCTTTTTCGGGGTTGTCATTGGCCTTCTGCTCGGGCTCGCACGCAGAAAGCGCAGTTAG
- a CDS encoding aldo/keto reductase, which translates to MALDFVPLGRTGLQVSELAFGTWRFGRENDQGDIEVDADRAHELLDAYEANGGRFIDTADIYGDGRAEEYIGDWLAGRDREEFVIASKVYWPTRADPNGRGLNRKHLRKEIDRILERLGTSFVDILYIHRWDDDTPPEQFMRTLNGLVEAGKVNHLGTSTFEPNAWKVARANEIADRRGYEPFTVAQPRYNLVNREIEGNYLEMASHYDLAVVPWSPLAGGFLSGKYTRTEEPPEGTRGATDSQFADTYLTSANFDVMEEVEEIAREVGVSPAAVSLSWLLHHDSVTAPIIGARTVEQLEENLAATDLALSRDQFERLANAK; encoded by the coding sequence ATGGCTCTCGATTTCGTCCCCCTTGGCCGTACTGGTCTCCAAGTCTCTGAACTCGCCTTTGGCACCTGGCGGTTCGGCCGCGAGAACGACCAGGGCGACATCGAAGTTGACGCAGACCGCGCTCACGAACTCTTAGACGCCTACGAAGCGAACGGCGGCCGCTTCATCGACACCGCAGACATCTACGGTGACGGCCGCGCAGAGGAGTACATCGGCGACTGGCTCGCCGGGCGCGACCGCGAAGAGTTCGTCATCGCCTCGAAGGTGTACTGGCCAACGCGCGCCGACCCGAACGGCCGCGGACTGAATCGCAAACACCTCCGGAAGGAAATCGACCGCATCTTAGAACGACTCGGAACCAGTTTTGTTGACATCCTCTACATCCACCGCTGGGACGACGACACGCCACCGGAGCAGTTCATGCGAACCCTGAACGGCCTCGTTGAGGCCGGGAAGGTGAACCACCTCGGCACCTCGACGTTCGAGCCGAACGCGTGGAAGGTTGCGCGGGCAAACGAGATTGCAGACCGCCGTGGCTACGAACCCTTTACCGTCGCTCAGCCGCGCTACAACCTCGTCAACCGCGAAATCGAGGGGAACTATCTGGAGATGGCGAGCCACTACGACCTCGCTGTCGTGCCGTGGAGTCCGCTCGCCGGTGGCTTCCTTTCGGGCAAATACACCCGCACCGAGGAACCACCGGAGGGAACGCGCGGGGCGACTGATTCACAGTTCGCAGACACCTACCTCACGAGTGCGAACTTCGACGTGATGGAGGAAGTAGAGGAGATTGCCCGTGAGGTCGGCGTGTCGCCCGCTGCAGTGAGCCTCTCGTGGTTGCTCCACCATGATTCGGTGACGGCTCCGATTATCGGTGCGCGCACCGTCGAGCAGCTAGAAGAGAACCTCGCCGCGACCGACCTTGCGCTGTCGCGCGACCAGTTCGAGCGACTAGCGAACGCGAAATAA
- a CDS encoding arsinothricin resistance N-acetyltransferase ArsN1 family B — translation MHIRLATPDDAPGIRAIYAPMVRETTVSFETEPPTEAELRDRIEETLPRRPWLVCEGDDGSILGYAYAGAHNYREAYQWTVNVSVYIHEDVRGQGLGRRLYEALFAVLRLQGFVSAFAIITVPNEPSVALHEAFGFERVGVITEAGYKHGRWNDVEWWKLRLGEPSEAPEPPRSLDQLAADELASVLAP, via the coding sequence ATGCACATACGCCTCGCCACGCCGGACGACGCGCCGGGGATTCGCGCCATCTACGCGCCGATGGTGCGCGAGACGACGGTCTCGTTCGAGACGGAGCCACCAACCGAAGCAGAACTCCGCGACCGAATCGAGGAGACACTGCCGCGTCGTCCGTGGCTCGTCTGCGAAGGCGACGATGGCTCGATTCTTGGGTATGCCTACGCGGGAGCGCACAACTACCGCGAGGCCTACCAGTGGACGGTGAACGTCTCTGTCTACATCCACGAAGACGTTCGTGGACAGGGGCTTGGCCGAAGGCTCTACGAGGCGCTGTTTGCCGTCCTCCGTTTGCAGGGATTCGTCTCTGCGTTCGCCATCATCACCGTCCCGAACGAACCGAGCGTCGCGCTCCACGAGGCGTTCGGCTTTGAGCGGGTCGGCGTTATCACGGAGGCGGGGTACAAACACGGTCGGTGGAACGACGTGGAGTGGTGGAAGCTCCGCCTCGGCGAACCGAGCGAGGCTCCGGAACCACCGCGCTCGCTCGACCAGCTTGCTGCTGACGAACTGGCAAGCGTGCTTGCGCCGTAA
- a CDS encoding zinc ribbon domain-containing protein produces the protein MLAFIIFGWSTRFKEYGATYPAACPHCSNDNYFHLLKSRRWFKLYFIPLIPLSRAAYDLVCPTCNASIRLDSRAEATQAKHLNTATTAYHNEELDVEDYSREMKAFETDVFENPNGQSKDYSENYQGASGPPMFRYLMALMFVIALGSASIGVYQLEPFAIVPALFMLPYLAIRYRDPDSTTIPLASYVSR, from the coding sequence ATGTTGGCTTTTATTATCTTCGGTTGGAGTACGAGATTCAAGGAATACGGAGCAACCTATCCTGCCGCCTGCCCTCACTGCTCCAATGATAATTACTTCCATCTTCTCAAATCTCGACGATGGTTCAAGCTCTATTTTATCCCGCTAATCCCACTCTCTCGGGCTGCGTATGATCTAGTCTGTCCAACCTGCAACGCAAGCATTCGTCTTGACAGCCGAGCAGAAGCGACGCAGGCCAAACACCTCAACACCGCCACAACGGCATATCACAATGAGGAGTTAGATGTTGAGGACTACTCACGGGAGATGAAAGCGTTTGAAACCGATGTTTTCGAGAACCCTAACGGCCAATCTAAAGACTATTCAGAAAATTATCAAGGAGCTTCTGGACCTCCGATGTTTCGCTATTTGATGGCTTTGATGTTCGTGATTGCATTAGGTTCGGCTTCTATAGGAGTGTACCAACTCGAACCGTTTGCGATCGTACCTGCACTATTCATGCTTCCATATCTGGCGATTCGGTACCGTGACCCTGACAGTACGACCATTCCGTTGGCGAGTTATGTGAGCCGCTGA
- a CDS encoding DUF5830 family protein — protein sequence MTERDSVELGVELLSKLEFEELTLAEAIDRIETITTNPATTREILDVAEKRGVIERDGTLLKPQRGTYIKFESEVITKEGEFTCRRCNAAITTGYFIKMESGELGPFGSSCIRKVTGRD from the coding sequence GTGACAGAACGCGATTCGGTCGAACTCGGCGTCGAACTCCTCTCGAAACTCGAATTCGAGGAGCTGACGCTCGCCGAGGCAATCGACCGCATCGAAACCATCACGACGAACCCGGCGACGACCCGGGAGATCCTCGACGTGGCAGAGAAACGCGGTGTCATCGAGCGCGACGGGACGCTCTTGAAACCACAGCGTGGCACCTACATCAAATTCGAGAGCGAAGTCATCACGAAAGAAGGCGAGTTCACCTGTCGGCGCTGTAACGCGGCAATTACGACGGGCTACTTTATCAAAATGGAATCTGGTGAACTGGGGCCGTTTGGCTCCTCGTGTATCCGGAAGGTTACCGGCCGCGACTGA
- a CDS encoding VTT domain-containing protein encodes MERATRRQLVGLALVGSFFLGASLVISPREVFTRFQHLAADPVAFAGVLALVYLLRPLVAWPVTPISVVVGYVYGIEIGLPIALVGIVVTAIPPFLLARHFPDSGLFGKARDVGSRFFTATGQTRGVIASRLIPIPTDVISYSAGLSGVRLWPFAAGTLIGELPWTIAGVIAGSSMESLATEGISGIGLPLLLGALAVAAALLAGPLYRQFVTEQ; translated from the coding sequence ATGGAGCGGGCGACGCGACGACAACTGGTGGGTCTCGCCCTCGTGGGGAGCTTTTTCCTCGGCGCGTCGCTCGTGATTTCACCGCGCGAGGTGTTCACCCGTTTCCAGCACCTCGCCGCAGACCCGGTCGCCTTCGCGGGCGTTCTCGCGCTTGTCTACCTGCTCCGGCCGCTCGTCGCGTGGCCGGTCACGCCCATCTCCGTCGTCGTTGGCTACGTCTACGGTATCGAAATTGGTCTTCCAATCGCGCTCGTCGGCATTGTCGTGACGGCGATTCCGCCCTTCCTGCTCGCCCGCCACTTCCCCGACAGCGGGCTGTTCGGAAAAGCCCGTGACGTGGGGTCGCGCTTTTTCACCGCCACCGGCCAGACGCGCGGCGTCATTGCCTCACGGCTGATTCCCATCCCAACCGACGTTATCTCCTACAGCGCCGGGCTGTCGGGCGTTCGCCTCTGGCCGTTCGCCGCCGGAACCCTCATCGGGGAGCTCCCGTGGACGATTGCGGGCGTCATCGCGGGGAGTTCGATGGAGTCACTCGCCACAGAGGGCATCTCAGGCATCGGTCTCCCCTTACTTCTCGGTGCGCTCGCGGTCGCCGCGGCGCTCCTTGCGGGGCCGCTGTATCGTCAGTTCGTCACAGAACAGTAG
- a CDS encoding HVO_2523 family zinc finger protein, giving the protein METVGGRPCPLCEEPMYHRHCKYVCPNHGVIYDCADTFW; this is encoded by the coding sequence ATGGAAACCGTCGGTGGCAGACCGTGTCCACTCTGTGAGGAGCCGATGTACCATCGCCACTGTAAGTACGTCTGCCCGAACCATGGCGTCATCTACGACTGTGCGGACACCTTCTGGTGA
- a CDS encoding pentapeptide MXKDX repeat protein: MRKPVASVAVVLVALALAIGAGAAAPDAGFAQEDNMTDDNMTDDDGMDDGMDDDNMSDDSMTDDSMSDDNMSDDNMSNDDMSEDNMSDDQMADDEMTDEEMADDTSGDDMGEESGALGGLLSPTAAIGVAIVAVIGVALVIARVRS; encoded by the coding sequence ATGCGAAAACCCGTAGCTTCAGTGGCGGTCGTCCTAGTTGCCCTCGCGCTTGCAATCGGCGCGGGTGCGGCGGCCCCGGACGCTGGCTTCGCCCAAGAAGACAACATGACCGACGACAACATGACCGACGACGACGGCATGGACGATGGAATGGACGACGACAACATGTCCGATGACAGCATGACCGACGACTCAATGTCAGATGACAATATGTCCGACGATAATATGTCCAATGATGACATGTCTGAAGACAACATGAGCGACGACCAGATGGCAGATGACGAAATGACTGACGAGGAGATGGCAGACGACACTTCGGGTGACGACATGGGCGAGGAGTCCGGCGCACTTGGTGGCCTGCTCTCGCCAACGGCGGCAATCGGCGTCGCCATCGTCGCCGTCATCGGCGTGGCACTGGTCATCGCTCGGGTCCGGAGCTAA
- a CDS encoding molybdopterin-dependent oxidoreductase, with protein sequence MNLLPQSQRVRVGAVRAVLAGVAAVAGSYAAAGFTTGFVGAPLEAMLSRAAPASLVTFAIVVLGDIGQKLNLLAAITLAVLLIACLAAAALATGWRQRSGLVSVTVALGLTWAAVTLLTGSPVLALAAALPASAVIALTIPGIRPSDVDATARRRLLTAVAGVAGFSVLSYVVGGVRSRDETEDLPLGLTAAQHQEIDTLLAEAESKSLSVSGLEPLVSTNFYEVDIAAVNPNTAPENWTLSLTGAVSEDATFTYDDIRALPVEQRFITLRCVGDSLNGTKMDNALWTGTPLAPLLDEVTTESGCECAMLRAGDGYYVQFPIAALKRGFLAYGMNGRPLPRSHGAPVRVLIPGHWGEINVKWLTEIEFLDEAVDGYWEERGWHGTGPVNIVAKLWVDTLNDDDTVTVAGHAYAGLMDVSAVEVNTGDGWQKATLSEPLPGEDVWRQWSYTYPHPGSQHRVRVRAITGDGTVQANEELPAFPNGPSGWVSRTVQ encoded by the coding sequence ATGAACCTGCTCCCACAATCACAGCGCGTTCGCGTCGGTGCTGTCAGAGCGGTACTCGCAGGCGTCGCAGCCGTCGCTGGCTCCTACGCCGCCGCCGGGTTCACGACTGGATTCGTGGGAGCGCCCCTCGAAGCGATGCTCTCACGGGCGGCCCCCGCGTCGCTTGTGACGTTCGCCATCGTCGTCCTCGGTGACATCGGCCAGAAACTGAACCTGCTCGCCGCCATAACCCTCGCAGTCCTCCTCATTGCGTGCCTCGCAGCCGCTGCACTGGCGACTGGGTGGCGACAGCGAAGCGGGCTCGTTTCGGTGACGGTGGCACTTGGGCTGACGTGGGCCGCCGTGACGCTCCTCACTGGCTCGCCCGTCTTGGCCCTCGCCGCGGCGCTTCCCGCGAGCGCCGTCATCGCCCTCACCATCCCCGGCATCCGACCGAGTGACGTGGACGCCACCGCGCGCCGTCGCCTGCTCACCGCGGTCGCTGGCGTCGCGGGCTTCTCGGTGCTCTCGTACGTCGTTGGCGGCGTGCGTAGCAGAGACGAGACAGAAGACCTTCCGCTCGGCCTCACCGCAGCGCAACACCAAGAAATTGACACCCTCCTCGCGGAGGCGGAGTCGAAATCGCTCTCCGTGTCGGGGCTCGAACCACTCGTCAGCACAAATTTCTACGAAGTGGACATCGCCGCGGTGAACCCGAACACCGCCCCCGAAAACTGGACACTCTCGCTTACAGGAGCCGTCTCCGAGGACGCGACGTTCACCTACGACGACATCCGTGCGCTCCCGGTCGAACAACGCTTCATCACGCTCCGGTGTGTCGGTGATTCGCTCAACGGCACGAAGATGGACAACGCACTCTGGACGGGGACGCCCCTCGCGCCATTGCTCGACGAAGTCACTACCGAGTCGGGGTGTGAGTGTGCCATGCTCCGGGCTGGCGACGGCTACTACGTCCAGTTCCCCATAGCGGCACTCAAACGCGGCTTCCTCGCCTACGGCATGAACGGTCGGCCGCTGCCGCGCTCACACGGCGCACCCGTCCGCGTGCTCATTCCGGGCCACTGGGGCGAAATCAACGTCAAGTGGCTCACGGAAATCGAATTCCTCGATGAGGCAGTCGATGGCTACTGGGAAGAGCGCGGCTGGCACGGCACCGGCCCCGTCAACATCGTCGCAAAGCTCTGGGTCGATACCCTGAACGACGACGATACGGTGACGGTCGCTGGCCACGCCTATGCCGGACTCATGGACGTCTCGGCGGTCGAAGTCAACACCGGCGACGGCTGGCAGAAAGCCACGCTCTCTGAGCCGTTGCCGGGCGAGGACGTGTGGCGACAGTGGTCGTACACCTACCCGCATCCCGGCTCCCAACACCGGGTGCGAGTGCGCGCCATCACGGGCGACGGGACGGTGCAGGCAAACGAAGAGTTGCCTGCGTTCCCGAACGGGCCAAGTGGATGGGTTTCGAGAACCGTCCAATGA
- a CDS encoding winged helix-turn-helix domain-containing protein yields the protein MEKVLWYLFVGMRGGANRVRIIRALAERPHNANQLSTELDVDYNTVRHHLDMLIEHGIVEPGGEGYGALYFLTDQFEHHWDAFERITDQME from the coding sequence ATGGAAAAGGTGCTGTGGTACTTGTTCGTGGGCATGCGAGGGGGCGCAAACCGCGTCCGCATCATCAGAGCCCTTGCTGAACGCCCGCACAATGCAAACCAGCTCTCGACGGAACTCGACGTGGACTACAACACCGTTCGCCATCACCTCGACATGCTCATCGAACACGGCATCGTCGAGCCGGGCGGCGAAGGCTACGGTGCGCTGTACTTCCTCACCGACCAATTCGAACACCACTGGGATGCGTTCGAGCGCATCACCGACCAAATGGAGTGA
- a CDS encoding polysaccharide deacetylase family protein — translation MPSPDSSPSDSSRRRLLQYAGYTLTASLAGCFNRRPSETATETPQPSSTDRPTNSTTPHASLDAPLRTAYNSRERFQSSGSSLDGFETLTEWESIVGEHRADTDVQFTDSQSLQLVGQPGEKVTVDRTFDTPLNLAENDLSLAFRTEHPESVALLVYLYDSADNWGVLELRDVTYRPPDIGWFRTSPGVFATSEDEPNLSVITRVRLTVRNTAERETTSWIDDLRIHEKADTGYVVLSWDDGFQNFYDHGAPLHDEYDLPAVIAYPPFAEASPGISFMTEAQLRERQDAGDEIISHASINERFSNVSPDRLEEKLQKNKRWLLDHDFDGTAFIVYPANDFDRAALDTVSKYHYMGGMNQSGSVNTTGVRGFDPLVLPRTIGHDLDIAKRAVRLAARHRQCTILNFHHFEKTHTMGVEEYEKLLQHITETPNVEAITFTDLWELRTRE, via the coding sequence GTGCCCTCCCCTGATAGCTCGCCGTCCGATAGCTCCCGCCGTCGGCTTCTCCAGTACGCGGGGTACACGCTTACCGCCTCGCTCGCGGGGTGTTTCAACCGTCGCCCATCAGAGACAGCGACGGAGACGCCCCAGCCGTCATCGACAGACCGTCCAACCAACTCGACGACACCACATGCCTCGCTCGACGCGCCGTTGCGGACGGCGTACAACAGCCGCGAGCGATTCCAGTCGTCTGGCTCCTCGCTCGACGGCTTTGAGACGCTCACCGAGTGGGAGTCAATCGTTGGCGAGCACCGAGCCGATACCGATGTCCAGTTTACTGATTCCCAGAGCTTGCAGCTCGTGGGTCAACCCGGCGAGAAGGTGACCGTCGACCGCACCTTCGACACGCCGCTCAACCTTGCCGAAAACGACCTGTCGCTTGCGTTCAGAACCGAACATCCCGAGTCGGTCGCGCTGTTGGTCTACCTCTACGATTCGGCCGACAACTGGGGGGTGTTAGAACTTAGAGACGTGACCTACCGCCCCCCGGACATCGGCTGGTTTCGCACGTCTCCCGGCGTGTTCGCAACGAGCGAAGACGAGCCAAATCTGTCGGTAATCACGCGCGTTCGCCTCACGGTGCGGAACACCGCAGAGCGCGAAACCACTTCGTGGATAGACGATCTTCGTATTCACGAAAAAGCCGACACTGGCTACGTCGTGTTGAGTTGGGACGATGGTTTTCAGAACTTTTACGATCACGGTGCGCCCCTCCACGACGAGTACGACCTGCCCGCCGTCATCGCGTATCCGCCGTTCGCAGAGGCCTCGCCGGGTATCTCGTTCATGACGGAAGCCCAACTGCGCGAGCGGCAGGACGCGGGTGACGAAATCATCTCCCACGCGAGCATCAACGAGCGATTTTCGAACGTTAGCCCCGACCGACTCGAAGAAAAGCTTCAGAAGAACAAACGGTGGCTCCTCGACCACGACTTCGACGGGACGGCGTTCATTGTGTATCCCGCGAACGACTTCGATCGCGCCGCTCTCGACACCGTCTCAAAATACCATTACATGGGCGGGATGAATCAGTCTGGGAGCGTCAATACGACCGGTGTTCGCGGTTTCGACCCGCTCGTGTTACCGCGTACGATTGGCCACGATCTCGACATCGCAAAGCGGGCGGTGAGGCTTGCCGCGCGACACCGCCAGTGTACGATTCTGAACTTCCACCATTTCGAGAAAACTCACACGATGGGCGTCGAAGAATACGAAAAGCTGCTCCAGCACATCACAGAAACGCCCAACGTTGAGGCGATAACGTTCACCGACCTCTGGGAGTTGCGAACGCGGGAGTGA